The following coding sequences are from one Achromobacter sp. B7 window:
- the kdpA gene encoding potassium-transporting ATPase subunit KdpA, with translation MTAEFVGLLALYLAILLAIAPLLGRYIRVAMENGQSRLTAWGRPLERGIYRLAGIDPQAEMGWKRYAVAVLVFNMVGIAVVYGLQRLQGMLPLNPAALGAVSPDSALNTAISFVSNTNWQGYGGESTMSYLTQMLALTVQNFVSAATGIAVLFALIRGLSRHCSATVGNFWADMVRCTMYVLLPLSFVLALLLVSQGVIQNFSPYQDVQTVQALHYEQPRVGADGQPVLDASGQAVTDPAVTSTQTLAMGPVASQEAIKLLGTNGGGFFNANSAHPFENPTPLANFMQMLAILMIPAALCFTFGEMVGSRRQGIAILAAMTVLFAAFALTTAYFEQQPNPMAAQAGADSAMTALAPGGNMEGKESRFGIAATSLFAIITTAASCGAVNGMHDSFSAMGGLPPMLQMQLGEVVYGGVGSGLYGMLAFAVLAVFIAGLMIGRTPEYLGKKIEAYDMKMVSIIILVTPLLVLGGTALAVSVSAGQAGVLNPGIHGFSEILYALSSAANNNGSAFAGLSANTPFYNVLLGIAMWFGRFAVIVAVLAMAGSLAAKRRLPAGPGSMPTTGPLFVVLLIGAVLLVGALTYVPALALGPVAEHLQP, from the coding sequence ATGACCGCCGAATTCGTCGGATTGCTGGCCTTGTACCTGGCAATCCTGCTTGCGATCGCGCCGCTGCTCGGGCGCTACATCCGCGTCGCCATGGAAAACGGGCAATCCAGGCTGACCGCCTGGGGCCGCCCGCTGGAGCGCGGCATCTACCGGCTTGCGGGCATTGATCCACAGGCCGAAATGGGTTGGAAGCGCTACGCCGTGGCCGTGCTGGTGTTCAACATGGTCGGCATCGCGGTCGTCTATGGCTTGCAGCGCTTGCAAGGCATGCTGCCGCTGAACCCTGCCGCCCTGGGCGCCGTCAGCCCGGATTCCGCGCTGAACACCGCGATCAGTTTTGTCAGCAACACCAACTGGCAAGGCTATGGCGGCGAATCCACCATGAGCTACCTGACGCAGATGCTGGCGCTGACGGTGCAGAACTTTGTCTCGGCCGCCACCGGCATCGCCGTGCTGTTTGCGTTGATACGCGGCCTGTCGCGCCACTGTTCGGCCACGGTGGGCAACTTCTGGGCGGACATGGTTCGCTGCACGATGTACGTGCTGCTGCCGCTGTCGTTCGTGCTGGCGCTGTTGCTGGTCAGCCAGGGCGTCATCCAGAACTTCAGCCCGTATCAAGACGTGCAGACGGTGCAGGCCCTGCACTACGAACAGCCGCGCGTGGGCGCCGACGGCCAGCCGGTGCTGGACGCGTCCGGCCAGGCCGTGACCGACCCGGCCGTCACCTCGACACAAACGTTGGCGATGGGCCCCGTGGCCTCGCAGGAAGCCATCAAGCTGCTGGGCACCAACGGCGGCGGCTTCTTCAATGCCAATTCCGCGCACCCGTTCGAGAACCCCACGCCGCTGGCGAACTTCATGCAGATGCTGGCCATCTTGATGATTCCCGCCGCGCTGTGCTTCACCTTTGGCGAAATGGTGGGCAGCCGTCGGCAGGGCATCGCCATCCTGGCCGCGATGACGGTGCTGTTTGCCGCGTTTGCGCTGACCACCGCCTACTTCGAACAGCAGCCCAACCCCATGGCGGCGCAAGCCGGCGCGGACAGCGCCATGACGGCCCTGGCGCCGGGCGGCAACATGGAAGGCAAGGAATCGCGCTTCGGCATCGCGGCCACGTCGCTCTTTGCCATCATCACCACGGCGGCATCGTGCGGCGCGGTGAACGGCATGCACGATTCGTTCAGCGCCATGGGCGGCCTGCCGCCGATGTTGCAGATGCAGTTGGGCGAAGTGGTCTACGGCGGTGTGGGCTCCGGGCTGTACGGCATGTTGGCCTTCGCCGTGCTGGCGGTGTTCATCGCCGGCTTGATGATCGGACGCACGCCCGAATACCTGGGCAAGAAGATCGAAGCCTACGACATGAAGATGGTGTCCATCATCATCCTTGTCACCCCCTTGCTGGTGCTGGGCGGCACCGCGCTGGCCGTGTCGGTATCGGCGGGCCAGGCGGGCGTGCTCAATCCGGGCATCCACGGTTTTTCGGAAATCCTGTACGCACTGTCATCGGCCGCCAATAACAACGGCAGCGCGTTTGCCGGGCTATCGGCCAACACGCCTTTCTACAACGTGCTGCTGGGCATCGCGATGTGGTTTGGCCGCTTTGCCGTGATCGTGGCGGTGCTGGCCATGGCCGGCTCGCTGGCGGCCAAGCGGCGCCTGCCCGCCGGCCCCGGCAGCATGCCCACCACCGGCCCGCTTTTCGTCGTGCTGCTGATCGGCGCGGTGCTGCTGGTGGGCGCGCTGACGTATGTGCCCGCGCTGGCCCTGGGGCCGGTCGCTGAACACCTGCAACCTTGA
- the kdpF gene encoding K(+)-transporting ATPase subunit F codes for MNWLYWLSGLTAAVLFVYLLVALFKPEKF; via the coding sequence ATGAACTGGCTTTACTGGCTTAGCGGCCTGACCGCGGCCGTGCTGTTCGTCTACCTGTTGGTGGCGCTGTTCAAACCGGAGAAATTCTGA